The Sparus aurata chromosome 15, fSpaAur1.1, whole genome shotgun sequence genomic interval AACTCTACAGCTCCATaacagcacagcacacagtgTGTGTAAATCGAGTAAAAGTCCAATGAAACACGTGCCTGTGCAGAGTTGTGTAAGTGACTTTGTAATCACCGGCAGAGGGTGCTTTCCTTGTTGTGAAACATGCTGCCTTCATGTTCTCCTCGTTAGCTTCCATCTATACAATTCTTAAAAATATAGATTATGACCTCACATTATCGGAACCTTTATAAACAGACGCGatcaaaaaaatgcatcttgAGATCTTCTAAAAGCTACTTCTAAGAAAATTACCCTACTATTTTGCCCCAAAAAACTAAAGTCCGACGTTTCCGGTGACCATGAAGGCATCATATACTACCTTCAACTCCGCTGTTACGTCAATTACCTGTCATGGCGGCTCCCATCGCACTCATCCAAGGGGCAAGCAGAGGACTGGGTCTTGCATTTTGCAAACATATCCTGAAAACCAAAACCCCCGCTGCCGTTATAGCGACATGCAGAAACCCGGACGGAGCCGCCGAGCTGCGGGGTCTGGCCGGCCAACACCCGGGCAGGCTGACGGTCCTCAAGCTGGACGTGAACCGAGAGGAGGACATCCGAGGAGCTGCGGACCAAGTTAAGGAGAGCTTCGGTCGGCTGGATCTGATCATCAACTCGTCGGCGATGCTCCATCCGTCTGGAAAAGGAGAGACCAGCCTGAGAGATGTGTCTGCTCAGGTAATGACCCATAATTGGGTCATGGGACTGTGTCAGGCAACTCCTAACCTCCCATTCCAAACACCATATCAAATTCTGCTACTTAAAAAGAACACCCTCTAAATTGACTTAAATTTACATGCTTTCTAAGGAATCATTATTTTGCAAGAAGAGCAGGGGTCTGCTTTTAAAGTCGGCTTAAAAAGCAATATATAAAGCCACATTCATTTCAAGACAATGTAACCTTTTTTCTGTTAGACTCGAGGATAGTACGTGGCAGTGTCAATAATAACATGGAAGGAATAATATGATGACTTATACAacccattcattcatttattcgtCCACTTGAGCTCAACTAAACAGCCACcacacacagtatgtcatttGATCTGTACTGATTGACCTATTTTCTCTATCAGGGCATCATTTCCACCTTGACGACCAACACAGTGGGCCCTTTGGTCATGGCCAAGTACTTTGCCCCCCTCCTGCAGAAGGGTGGAGGTGGTTTCGGTCAGCAGCCCACAGAGAAAGCCAAGCAGCACAGCGGCATTATCGTCAACATCACCGCCAAAGTTGGATCCATCGGCGACAACGGTGGGTATTGTGTTGCTGATGGCTCAGAAACACTTCTTTTTCACTTCCTTAACGTTCCCCTCCATCTTCTCAGGTCTTGGTGGCTGGTACAGCTACAGAATGTCTAAAGCAGCTCTCAACATGGCTACCAGGAATCTGTCTATAGAGCTGGGCCGCAGTCGACCAAAGGTAGCACTGAGATACCCCTTGAAATGTATATACACCCATGGTCACCATCCTTAAAGAGGCTTTATTGACTCCTTGATTCTGATTTTTCCAGGTCGTGTGTGTGTCCCTACATCCAGGAACAGTCAACACCGACCTCTCCCGGCCATATCACCGGAATGTGCCAAAAGACAAAC includes:
- the LOC115597053 gene encoding uncharacterized protein LOC115597053; protein product: MAAPIALIQGASRGLGLAFCKHILKTKTPAAVIATCRNPDGAAELRGLAGQHPGRLTVLKLDVNREEDIRGAADQVKESFGRLDLIINSSAMLHPSGKGETSLRDVSAQGIISTLTTNTVGPLVMAKYFAPLLQKGGGGFGQQPTEKAKQHSGIIVNITAKVGSIGDNGLGGWYSYRMSKAALNMATRNLSIELGRSRPKVVCVSLHPGTVNTDLSRPYHRNVPKDKLFSSEHSVSCLMGIIEALDFEKTGKAFNWDGTELPW